A section of the Bacillus sp. HSf4 genome encodes:
- the mutY gene encoding A/G-specific adenine glycosylase: MMDLEKKLEQKNIKQFQEDLISWYEREKRDLPWRSDSDPYKVWVSEVMLQQTRVDTVIPYFNNFIEQFPNVAALAEADEEKVLKAWEGLGYYSRVRNLQSAVKEVHEQYGGVVPSTKEEFGGLKGVGPYTRGAVLSIAYNQPIPAVDGNVMRVMSRILSIWDDIAKPKTKSTFEKIVAAFISKGKPSEFNQGLMELGAVICTPKSPMCLHCPVREHCSAFAEGCEKELPVKSKKKKPALKSLAAVVLTDEEGCFYIHKRPERGLLANLWEFPNTETIKSLKPEREQLAAFLKEQAGVEAEIGPLEGVVEHVFTHLVWNISVFFGKTLHKPNHSYLKKVTKEELEQYAFPVSHQKIWNMYMK, from the coding sequence ATCATGGATCTGGAAAAAAAGTTAGAGCAAAAGAACATTAAACAATTTCAAGAAGATTTAATTTCCTGGTATGAAAGAGAAAAGCGCGATCTGCCCTGGCGTTCAGACAGCGATCCTTATAAAGTCTGGGTTTCTGAAGTGATGCTTCAGCAGACAAGGGTGGATACGGTCATCCCGTATTTCAACAACTTCATTGAACAATTTCCGAACGTTGCGGCGCTTGCTGAAGCTGACGAAGAAAAAGTCCTGAAAGCCTGGGAAGGATTGGGATACTATTCAAGGGTCCGGAATCTGCAAAGCGCGGTCAAAGAAGTCCATGAACAATACGGGGGCGTTGTTCCTTCTACAAAAGAGGAATTTGGCGGTTTAAAAGGTGTAGGCCCCTATACAAGGGGGGCGGTGCTGAGCATCGCCTACAACCAGCCGATTCCGGCGGTCGACGGCAATGTCATGCGGGTGATGTCGCGCATTTTATCCATCTGGGACGATATCGCAAAACCAAAAACGAAAAGCACATTTGAAAAAATCGTTGCCGCATTTATTTCCAAAGGCAAACCGTCCGAATTCAATCAGGGGCTGATGGAGCTTGGCGCTGTCATCTGCACGCCGAAATCGCCAATGTGTCTTCATTGCCCTGTCCGCGAGCATTGTTCAGCTTTTGCAGAAGGGTGTGAAAAAGAACTCCCTGTCAAAAGCAAAAAGAAGAAGCCGGCGCTAAAAAGCCTTGCAGCCGTTGTCCTGACGGATGAAGAAGGATGCTTTTACATCCATAAAAGGCCTGAGCGCGGCCTGCTGGCGAATCTTTGGGAATTCCCGAACACAGAAACGATAAAAAGCCTTAAACCTGAGCGTGAGCAGCTCGCCGCTTTTTTAAAGGAACAAGCAGGAGTCGAGGCGGAAATCGGTCCGCTCGAAGGGGTCGTTGAACACGTTTTTACCCACCTTGTCTGGAATATTTCCGTTTTTTTCGGGAAAACATTGCACAAGCCTAATCATTCATACTTGAAAAAGGTTACGAAAGAAGAGCTTGAACAATACGCCTTCCCGGTTTCACATCAGAAAATATGGAATATGTATATGAAATAG
- the fabL gene encoding enoyl-[acyl-carrier-protein] reductase FabL produces MEQKKCALITGSSRGVGKAAALRLAENGYHIVINYARSKKAALETAEEIEKLGVKALVVKANVGQPAKIKDMFQQIEETFGRLDVFVNNAASGVLRPVMELEESHWDWTMNINAKALLFCAQEAAKLMEKTGGGHIVSISSLGSIRYLENYTTVGVSKAALESLTRYLAVELASKNIIVNAVSGGAIDTDALKHFPNREELLEDARQNTPAGRMVEISDMVDAVEFLTSGKADMIRGQTIIIDGGRSLLV; encoded by the coding sequence ATGGAACAAAAAAAATGTGCGCTTATTACAGGAAGCAGCCGCGGTGTCGGAAAGGCAGCCGCACTGAGGCTGGCAGAAAACGGTTATCATATCGTCATCAACTATGCGAGAAGCAAAAAAGCGGCCCTTGAAACGGCTGAAGAAATTGAAAAGCTCGGTGTCAAAGCATTGGTCGTCAAAGCGAATGTCGGACAGCCGGCGAAAATAAAAGACATGTTCCAGCAAATTGAGGAAACATTCGGCAGACTGGACGTGTTCGTCAATAACGCCGCATCAGGCGTATTGCGCCCTGTCATGGAGCTTGAAGAAAGCCATTGGGACTGGACGATGAATATCAATGCCAAAGCTCTGCTTTTCTGCGCACAGGAAGCGGCAAAGCTGATGGAAAAAACGGGCGGCGGCCACATTGTCAGCATCAGCTCGCTCGGCTCGATCCGCTATTTGGAAAACTATACGACAGTCGGCGTTTCCAAGGCGGCGCTTGAATCATTGACGAGATATCTGGCTGTTGAGCTTGCGTCGAAAAACATCATTGTCAATGCCGTATCAGGCGGAGCGATCGATACAGACGCGCTGAAGCATTTTCCAAATCGTGAAGAGCTGCTTGAGGATGCTCGGCAAAACACACCTGCCGGCCGTATGGTTGAGATCAGCGATATGGTTGATGCCGTAGAATTTTTAACTTCCGGAAAAGCGGACATGATCCGCGGCCAGACGATCATCATTGACGGCGGCCGCTCCCTGCTCGTTTAA
- a CDS encoding gamma-type small acid-soluble spore protein, with translation MANQQSKTNAQKVRQQNQASAQGGQFGTEFASETDAQQVRKNNQQAEQNKQQNS, from the coding sequence ATGGCTAACCAACAATCCAAAACAAACGCACAAAAAGTAAGACAACAAAACCAAGCTTCTGCACAAGGCGGTCAGTTCGGCACTGAGTTTGCCAGCGAAACTGATGCGCAGCAAGTAAGAAAAAACAACCAGCAAGCTGAGCAAAATAAACAGCAAAACAGCTAA
- a CDS encoding YgaB family protein translates to MPEFENLVQGQMEIMDKLLYLQAEIERCQEIEKELAALEKKAQLLSIREEISQKRKDLAAIQDLFQKQTEQVIQAYQKIEA, encoded by the coding sequence ATGCCGGAATTTGAAAACTTGGTTCAGGGGCAGATGGAAATTATGGACAAGCTTTTGTACCTTCAAGCCGAGATTGAGAGATGCCAGGAAATCGAAAAAGAACTTGCGGCCCTTGAAAAAAAAGCCCAGCTTTTATCGATCCGGGAAGAGATATCTCAAAAGCGAAAAGATCTTGCTGCCATTCAGGATTTGTTTCAAAAGCAGACGGAGCAGGTGATTCAGGCTTATCAAAAAATTGAAGCCTGA
- a CDS encoding DUF402 domain-containing protein, producing MGFPKEGETIQIHSYKHNGQIHRIWNETTILKATELCIIGANDRTMVTESDGRTWVTREPAICYFHAKQWFNVIGMLREDGIYYYCNISSPFALDDEAIKYIDYDLDVKVYPDMTYHILDEDEYADHKKMMNYPKEIDGILRYHLNTLLHWIHQRKGPFAPEFIDIWYERYLHYTK from the coding sequence ATGGGCTTTCCCAAGGAAGGAGAAACCATTCAAATTCATAGCTACAAGCACAATGGGCAAATCCATCGGATATGGAATGAAACGACGATTTTAAAAGCAACGGAATTGTGCATCATCGGCGCCAATGACCGGACAATGGTCACAGAATCTGACGGCCGGACATGGGTGACAAGAGAGCCCGCGATTTGTTATTTCCATGCCAAGCAGTGGTTTAACGTCATCGGCATGCTTCGCGAAGACGGAATTTATTACTATTGTAATATCAGTTCGCCGTTTGCTTTGGACGATGAAGCGATCAAATATATCGACTACGACCTTGATGTGAAGGTCTACCCGGATATGACGTATCATATCCTTGATGAAGATGAGTATGCCGATCATAAAAAAATGATGAATTATCCAAAAGAAATCGACGGCATTTTAAGATACCATTTAAATACGTTGCTGCATTGGATTCATCAAAGAAAAGGCCCGTTTGCTCCGGAGTTTATCGACATTTGGTATGAACGTTATTTGCATTATACAAAATAA
- a CDS encoding ABC transporter ATP-binding protein → MGVIKRYMEFVKPYKWKIILTVLIGIIKFSIPLVIPLLLKYVVDDIIQGNGTAEEKTSTLFIVMAVMFAIFLVLRPPVEYYRQYFAQWTASKVLYDIRDRLFSHIQKLSLRYYANTRAGEIISRVINDVEQTKEFVIIGLMNVWLDVMTIFIAVTIMLTMDVKLTLISIVLFPLYGLSVKYFYGRLRTLTRERSQALAEVQGHLHERVQGMPVIRSFAIEDHEQKQFDHENGNFLGKAIRHTAWNAKTFAVVNTITDLAPLIIITVSGYYVIHGSLTVGTMVAFFGYIERLYNPLRRLINSSTTLTQSIASMDRLFEFIDEPYELKDKPNAVKADRLKGVVEFKDVSFQYEKSDELILQNLSLKAEQGETIALVGMSGGGKSTLVSLIPRFYDVTSGNLYIDGIDVRDYQARSLRNQIGMVLQDTFLFSESIRENISIGKPEASMEEIIEAAKAANAHDFIMELPDGYDTKVGERGVKLSGGQKQRVSIARVFLKNPPLLILDEATSALDLESEHFIQEAMEKLAKDRTTFIVAHRLSTITHADKIVVIENGRVVETGTHGELMSRDGHYKHLFTIQTLS, encoded by the coding sequence GTGGGTGTAATCAAAAGATATATGGAGTTTGTCAAGCCGTATAAATGGAAAATCATTCTGACGGTTCTGATTGGCATTATCAAATTTTCTATTCCGCTTGTGATTCCGCTTCTCTTGAAATATGTTGTGGACGACATCATTCAGGGGAACGGAACCGCAGAAGAAAAAACATCCACCTTATTTATTGTAATGGCGGTTATGTTCGCCATTTTTTTGGTGCTTCGGCCGCCGGTCGAATATTATCGGCAGTATTTCGCACAGTGGACGGCGAGCAAGGTGCTGTATGACATCAGGGACAGGCTGTTTTCCCACATTCAAAAGCTGAGTCTCAGATACTATGCGAACACCCGTGCAGGCGAAATTATTTCCAGGGTCATCAACGACGTCGAGCAAACGAAGGAATTTGTCATTATTGGTCTTATGAATGTCTGGCTTGACGTCATGACGATTTTTATCGCCGTCACCATCATGCTGACGATGGATGTCAAGCTGACGCTCATTTCGATCGTGCTGTTTCCGCTTTACGGGCTGTCTGTTAAATATTTTTACGGCAGGCTCAGAACCTTGACGAGAGAGCGTTCACAGGCTTTGGCTGAAGTGCAGGGCCATCTTCACGAACGGGTTCAGGGGATGCCGGTGATCAGAAGCTTTGCTATCGAAGATCATGAACAAAAGCAGTTTGACCATGAGAACGGCAATTTTCTCGGCAAAGCGATCCGCCATACGGCTTGGAATGCGAAAACGTTTGCCGTTGTCAATACGATTACCGATCTTGCGCCGCTGATCATCATTACGGTCTCCGGATACTATGTGATTCACGGATCACTGACGGTCGGGACGATGGTGGCGTTTTTCGGCTATATCGAACGCCTTTACAATCCGCTCAGACGCCTGATTAACTCATCAACGACTTTGACCCAGTCCATTGCGTCCATGGACAGGCTGTTTGAATTTATTGATGAGCCGTATGAATTAAAAGATAAGCCGAATGCCGTGAAAGCCGACCGCTTAAAAGGGGTTGTCGAATTTAAAGACGTCTCATTCCAATATGAAAAGTCGGATGAATTGATCCTGCAAAATCTTTCTCTTAAGGCGGAGCAAGGGGAAACGATCGCCCTTGTCGGAATGAGCGGAGGCGGAAAATCAACGCTGGTCAGCCTGATTCCGAGGTTCTACGACGTCACTTCCGGAAACTTGTATATTGACGGCATCGATGTCCGCGATTATCAGGCGCGAAGTCTGAGAAACCAGATCGGCATGGTGCTTCAGGATACGTTTTTGTTCAGCGAATCGATCCGCGAAAACATTTCCATAGGCAAGCCCGAGGCTTCAATGGAGGAAATCATCGAGGCGGCAAAAGCGGCGAATGCCCACGATTTTATTATGGAGCTGCCTGACGGCTATGATACGAAGGTCGGAGAAAGAGGTGTGAAGCTTTCAGGAGGGCAGAAGCAGCGGGTTTCAATCGCAAGGGTGTTCCTGAAGAACCCTCCGCTTTTAATCCTGGATGAAGCAACATCAGCGCTTGACCTTGAAAGCGAGCACTTTATTCAGGAAGCGATGGAAAAGCTTGCAAAGGACAGGACGACCTTTATCGTCGCCCACAGACTGTCAACCATTACACACGCTGATAAAATTGTCGTCATTGAAAACGGCCGTGTTGTAGAAACCGGGACGCACGGGGAATTAATGAGCCGTGACGGCCATTACAAGCATCTGTTTACGATCCAGACATTAAGCTAA
- a CDS encoding ABC transporter ATP-binding protein — protein MAKEKLLDVSDLSISFQKKKTEIPVVQGVSFSIRHGEITGVVGESGCGKSVTSMALMGLNASTRTTGRILFQKKDLLKQSEKEWRSMRGNEIAMIFQEPMTSLNPLFTIGSQLTEALSSHTNIQKKDARKKCVQMLETVGLPRADQLIKQYPHELSGGMRQRVMIAMALICEPKLLIADEPTTALDVTIQAQILSLLKKMNAEFGTAILLITHDLGVVHNICGRVMIMYAGRIVEEGSVTAIFDSPKHPYTKGLFASIPAFTSKSERLSSIEGQVPRPGTIKKGCMFAPRCPHKIERCTQEEPKMCRLGDDHSVKCFLFEEEGGADGA, from the coding sequence GTGGCAAAAGAAAAATTACTTGATGTCTCGGATTTATCTATTTCGTTTCAAAAGAAAAAAACAGAAATCCCGGTTGTTCAAGGCGTTTCTTTTTCAATTCGGCACGGAGAAATCACTGGAGTCGTCGGCGAATCCGGCTGTGGCAAAAGCGTCACATCCATGGCCTTGATGGGGCTGAATGCCAGTACCCGTACGACAGGCCGGATTCTCTTCCAGAAAAAAGATCTTCTCAAGCAGTCTGAAAAAGAATGGAGAAGCATGCGGGGAAATGAAATCGCGATGATTTTTCAAGAGCCAATGACCTCTCTCAACCCTCTTTTCACAATTGGCAGCCAGCTGACAGAAGCACTCTCCAGCCACACCAACATTCAAAAAAAAGACGCGCGCAAAAAATGTGTTCAAATGCTGGAAACCGTCGGTCTTCCGCGGGCGGACCAGCTGATAAAGCAATATCCCCATGAACTGTCAGGCGGCATGAGACAGCGGGTCATGATCGCAATGGCTTTGATTTGCGAACCGAAACTGCTGATTGCCGATGAGCCGACAACAGCTCTTGATGTCACCATCCAGGCGCAAATTCTTTCTCTTTTGAAAAAAATGAACGCCGAATTTGGGACGGCGATTCTCTTGATCACCCATGACCTTGGTGTCGTCCACAATATCTGCGGACGGGTGATGATCATGTATGCCGGCCGCATTGTTGAAGAAGGCAGTGTCACAGCCATTTTCGACAGTCCGAAACATCCGTATACAAAAGGGTTGTTTGCCTCTATCCCCGCATTCACCAGCAAGTCGGAAAGACTGTCTTCAATAGAGGGGCAGGTGCCAAGACCAGGGACCATTAAAAAAGGCTGCATGTTCGCCCCGCGCTGCCCGCACAAAATCGAACGCTGCACACAGGAAGAGCCGAAGATGTGCCGGCTGGGAGATGACCATTCTGTAAAATGTTTTCTCTTTGAGGAGGAAGGTGGAGCAGATGGAGCATGA
- a CDS encoding ABC transporter ATP-binding protein, with protein sequence MEHELLRVSKLKTHYPAARKKVVKAVDDVSFSVEKGEILGIVGESGCGKSTLGKSILRLTEPTSGQVTFLGREVTALDAKELRSMRRHFQMIFQDPYASLNPRMKIKDILEEPLIVHRLGSKAERKEVVRSMLEIVGMDASYGERYAHQFSGGQRQRIGIAKALITKPKLIIADEPVSALDVSVQAQILNLLKDLREAFALTFLFISHDLGVVRYLSDRVAVMYVGKIVEMSDADTLFREPKHPYTEALLEAVPVIGKGEVEDRMQDVMVSGGSGKGCPFYSRCPKREAICKEAEPLLAEISAGHYAACHFITGGQ encoded by the coding sequence ATGGAGCATGAACTGTTGCGGGTCAGCAAGCTGAAAACGCACTATCCGGCAGCGCGAAAAAAAGTCGTCAAAGCGGTGGATGATGTCTCATTTTCAGTTGAAAAAGGCGAAATTTTAGGGATTGTCGGCGAATCAGGCTGCGGAAAATCAACCTTGGGAAAATCGATCTTGCGGCTGACAGAACCGACTTCAGGTCAGGTGACATTTCTCGGCCGGGAGGTGACAGCTCTCGACGCCAAAGAGCTGCGCAGCATGAGGCGGCACTTTCAAATGATTTTTCAAGATCCGTACGCTTCCTTAAATCCGCGCATGAAAATCAAAGATATTTTAGAGGAACCGCTGATTGTTCATCGCTTAGGATCAAAAGCAGAAAGGAAAGAAGTCGTCCGCTCAATGCTCGAAATTGTCGGGATGGATGCTTCTTATGGAGAGCGCTATGCCCATCAATTCAGCGGAGGCCAGAGGCAGCGGATCGGAATTGCAAAAGCGCTGATCACAAAGCCTAAATTGATCATCGCCGATGAACCAGTCTCCGCGCTCGATGTGTCCGTGCAGGCGCAAATTTTGAATCTCCTGAAAGACCTGCGGGAAGCTTTTGCATTAACCTTTCTCTTTATTTCTCATGATCTTGGAGTCGTCCGCTATCTCAGCGACCGCGTTGCTGTCATGTATGTTGGGAAAATCGTCGAGATGTCAGATGCTGATACTTTATTTAGAGAGCCGAAACACCCTTATACAGAGGCTCTTTTAGAGGCTGTGCCGGTAATCGGCAAAGGGGAGGTTGAGGATAGAATGCAGGATGTCATGGTCTCCGGCGGAAGCGGGAAGGGATGTCCTTTCTACAGCAGGTGTCCGAAGCGCGAAGCGATATGCAAGGAAGCTGAGCCGTTGCTCGCTGAAATATCTGCTGGGCATTATGCGGCATGTCATTTCATAACAGGGGGGCAATAG
- a CDS encoding ABC transporter substrate-binding protein, which produces MKRKSWLKGFGMLLIISVFLMGCSGKEGGGAKTEKDTLIVGRGGDSTSLDPITTTEGEAFKVTINMFETLLNYDEQDTSLKEGLAVKWNVSDDGLTYTLDLRKGVTFHDGTDFNAEAVKYNFERWMNGDEDQFPYYGMFGGYKKDEGHVIKEIKVLGEHQIQFILKRPQAPFLKNLAMTSFGIASPAAIEKYGDQFREHPVGTGPYQFVEWKPNDRIVLEKFDGYWDQDKPKLNKIIFRAIPENSARLNALKTGEIDLMDGVNPSDIESIKADANLQMFERPSMNVGYLGMTTTRKPFDNKLVRQALNYAVDKQAIIDSFYGGLAEPAKNPLPPSLEGYNDQIKAYPYDLEKAKELLKKAGYPNGFDMKLWAMPVPRPYMPDGMKIAEVIQSSFAKIGVKAEIVTYDWATYIDKVSKGEADAFLMGWTGDNGDPDNFIYTLLDKDNIGGNNYSYFSNDKLHDMLIEAQSNPDQKKRNQLYQKAQELIHEESPWVPLVHSTPILAGTKDIRGYVPHPTGSEVLSNVEFK; this is translated from the coding sequence ATGAAGCGAAAAAGCTGGCTGAAAGGGTTTGGAATGCTGCTGATCATTTCCGTTTTTTTAATGGGATGCTCTGGGAAAGAAGGCGGCGGGGCAAAAACCGAAAAGGATACGCTCATCGTTGGCAGAGGGGGTGATTCAACATCGCTTGACCCGATTACGACGACTGAAGGCGAGGCCTTTAAGGTGACGATCAACATGTTTGAAACACTGCTCAATTACGATGAACAGGACACAAGCCTTAAAGAGGGGCTGGCCGTTAAATGGAATGTGTCAGACGACGGCTTGACCTATACGCTGGATTTGAGAAAAGGTGTTACATTTCATGATGGCACCGATTTTAATGCAGAAGCTGTCAAATATAATTTCGAACGATGGATGAACGGAGATGAAGATCAATTCCCTTACTACGGGATGTTCGGCGGTTATAAAAAAGATGAGGGGCATGTCATCAAAGAGATCAAAGTTCTTGGAGAGCATCAAATCCAATTTATCTTAAAACGCCCGCAAGCGCCGTTTTTAAAGAACCTTGCAATGACATCGTTTGGAATCGCAAGCCCGGCTGCCATCGAAAAATACGGTGATCAATTCCGAGAACACCCCGTCGGCACAGGACCTTATCAATTCGTGGAATGGAAGCCGAACGACCGGATTGTCCTGGAAAAGTTTGACGGTTATTGGGATCAAGACAAACCGAAGCTGAACAAGATTATTTTTAGAGCCATTCCTGAAAACTCGGCCCGTCTCAATGCGCTGAAGACAGGAGAAATCGACTTGATGGACGGTGTCAATCCATCGGATATCGAGAGCATTAAGGCCGACGCCAATCTGCAAATGTTTGAAAGGCCGTCGATGAATGTCGGCTACCTTGGGATGACGACGACAAGAAAGCCGTTTGATAACAAGCTTGTCCGCCAGGCATTGAACTATGCGGTTGATAAACAGGCGATCATCGATTCTTTCTACGGCGGGCTTGCCGAACCGGCAAAAAATCCGCTTCCGCCGTCACTGGAAGGCTACAACGACCAGATAAAGGCCTACCCGTACGATCTTGAAAAGGCCAAAGAGCTGCTGAAAAAAGCCGGATATCCGAATGGCTTTGACATGAAGCTGTGGGCGATGCCTGTTCCGCGTCCATATATGCCGGACGGGATGAAAATCGCTGAAGTGATTCAATCAAGCTTTGCGAAAATCGGTGTCAAAGCGGAAATCGTCACATATGACTGGGCCACTTATATCGACAAAGTGAGCAAAGGCGAAGCTGATGCGTTTTTAATGGGATGGACCGGCGACAACGGAGATCCGGACAATTTCATCTACACATTGCTTGATAAAGACAATATCGGCGGCAACAACTACAGCTATTTCAGCAATGACAAGCTCCATGACATGTTGATCGAGGCGCAGTCGAACCCTGATCAAAAGAAGAGAAATCAGCTTTATCAAAAAGCGCAGGAGCTGATTCATGAAGAATCGCCGTGGGTTCCGCTCGTCCACTCGACACCGATTTTGGCCGGGACAAAAGACATCCGCGGCTATGTTCCTCATCCGACAGGAAGTGAAGTCTTATCAAATGTAGAGTTTAAATAG
- a CDS encoding ABC transporter permease translates to MLAYCLKRTVMLIPVLIGMTLVVFSIIRFIPGNPAQVILGQRATKQAVEQLTSQLGLDQPWYIQYGQYIGDLLRGDLGTSIRTGAAITKEIQPYLFATLELAFFAMVIAVIIGVNAGIISAWFKNSAFDYFAMLLALIGVSMPIFWLGLMGQWLFSIELGWLPTTGRENVRNPVEAVTYIHTIDTLWNGRFDQFVETIRHLILPGTALATIPAAIIARITRASMIEVLQSDYIRTAKAKGVQMLFVIYKHGLKNALIPILTVVGLQTGLLLGGAILTETIFAWPGIGRYIYDAISYRDYPVIQSGILVIAFIFVMINFIVDLLYAVIDPRIKY, encoded by the coding sequence TTGCTAGCTTACTGCTTAAAACGGACCGTCATGCTGATTCCCGTCCTTATCGGCATGACCCTCGTCGTTTTTTCGATCATCCGCTTTATTCCCGGCAACCCGGCCCAGGTGATCCTCGGCCAGCGAGCGACAAAGCAGGCGGTCGAACAGCTGACAAGTCAGCTCGGCCTTGATCAGCCCTGGTATATTCAATACGGCCAATATATCGGGGATTTGCTGAGAGGGGACCTGGGGACTTCAATCCGCACGGGAGCGGCGATTACAAAAGAAATTCAGCCATATTTATTCGCCACTCTCGAGCTTGCTTTTTTTGCGATGGTGATCGCGGTGATCATCGGTGTAAATGCCGGAATCATCAGCGCCTGGTTTAAAAACTCGGCGTTTGATTACTTTGCCATGCTGCTGGCTTTAATCGGCGTTTCTATGCCGATCTTCTGGCTCGGATTAATGGGGCAATGGTTGTTTTCCATTGAATTGGGCTGGCTGCCCACAACAGGAAGAGAAAATGTCCGCAATCCGGTCGAAGCCGTTACCTATATTCATACGATTGATACTCTATGGAACGGGCGATTTGATCAGTTTGTTGAAACGATCCGTCATTTAATTTTGCCGGGAACCGCTCTGGCGACCATTCCGGCGGCGATTATCGCCAGGATTACGAGAGCGAGCATGATAGAGGTTCTGCAATCCGATTATATCCGTACCGCAAAGGCAAAAGGCGTTCAAATGCTTTTTGTCATCTACAAGCATGGTTTAAAAAACGCTTTGATTCCGATTCTTACCGTCGTCGGCCTGCAAACCGGACTGCTTTTGGGCGGCGCGATTTTGACGGAGACGATTTTTGCCTGGCCGGGCATTGGCCGCTACATTTATGATGCGATCAGCTACCGCGACTATCCGGTGATTCAATCAGGCATCCTTGTGATCGCCTTCATCTTCGTCATGATTAATTTTATCGTTGATCTGCTGTATGCCGTCATCGATCCGAGAATCAAATATTAG
- a CDS encoding ABC transporter permease produces MVVLQKVRQRGEADSRSPLSENIRRFLDHKLAAAGTIIVALFILLAIFAPLISPYGLNDQSLSDRLAAPSAEHLFGTDDFGRDIFSRVLYGARLSLWVGFFSCLGSALAGTLLGLIAGFYGRWADAVISRMFDILLAFPSILLAIAIVAILGPSLENALIAIAIINIPTFGRLVRSKVLSIRQEEYILSARAVGMSNMRMMFKHILPNSMAPVIVQATLNIGTAIIEAAALGFLGLGAQAPNPEWGKMLADARPYLAQAPWTLFFPGIAIMLTVLGFNLMGDGLRDTLDPKMKEGR; encoded by the coding sequence GTGGTTGTGCTGCAAAAAGTGCGGCAGAGGGGAGAAGCGGACAGCCGCTCTCCTTTGTCGGAAAACATTCGGCGGTTTCTTGATCATAAATTGGCCGCGGCCGGCACTATCATTGTCGCGCTGTTTATTCTGCTGGCCATTTTTGCGCCGCTGATTTCGCCTTACGGATTAAATGACCAATCGCTGTCAGACAGGCTTGCTGCTCCATCCGCTGAACACCTCTTTGGCACGGACGATTTTGGCAGGGATATCTTTTCGAGAGTGCTGTACGGAGCAAGGCTTTCCTTATGGGTCGGTTTTTTCTCCTGCCTGGGCTCGGCACTAGCGGGAACGCTTTTGGGGCTGATTGCGGGATTTTACGGGAGATGGGCGGATGCCGTGATTTCAAGAATGTTTGACATCTTGCTTGCGTTTCCCAGCATTTTGCTTGCGATTGCCATTGTCGCCATCCTTGGCCCGTCTTTGGAAAATGCCTTGATCGCCATCGCCATCATCAACATCCCGACATTCGGAAGGCTTGTCCGTTCAAAGGTGCTCAGCATCAGGCAGGAAGAATATATTTTATCGGCGCGGGCGGTCGGGATGTCCAATATGAGAATGATGTTTAAACACATTCTTCCGAACAGCATGGCTCCGGTTATCGTTCAAGCCACACTCAATATCGGAACAGCGATTATCGAAGCGGCGGCGCTCGGCTTTTTGGGGCTCGGTGCGCAGGCGCCGAATCCTGAATGGGGTAAAATGCTCGCTGATGCAAGACCGTATTTGGCACAGGCGCCATGGACCTTATTTTTTCCCGGCATAGCGATTATGCTGACGGTGCTCGGCTTTAATTTAATGGGCGACGGGCTTCGGGACACCCTTGATCCAAAGATGAAGGAAGGCCGATAA